Proteins encoded together in one Chitinophaga varians window:
- a CDS encoding SusC/RagA family TonB-linked outer membrane protein, translating to MRICTRQSLRGSLYLCVLLLTSVCAFAQEGRVVRTAAAIPVKYALDRVTAIYGTTFMYEGDLLKNRTTNVVVEALKDRPVEEVLKRILYPAELLFLYVDKNHYTIVARQQKGKKVETLAPGAIAADEDLRTISGLVKDKSETPLPGVTIQLEGGRKWAVTDNSGYYIIAVPMNAQALIFTYAGMERKRVPLGPAASMNIYLESKTLDEVVVTGYQTLSKERATGAFSTVKAADLEKRRISSLSQVLEGNLPGLVSYNGSISVRGTSTFMANSAPLYVIDGFPVENTYYDISTGALRESVPNINPEDIENITVLKDAAAASIYGARAANGVIVVTTKKAKAGTTRLHFSGDFAVKPKYDLSYLRRASASELIDLTYNYFDNDPAYKANPLQEANRLRNYAGAITPAVDIMLQLAEGKITRDQADAGMDKLRGMDLYNNQLLKLLRPAANQQYNLSLSKATAGNAFNFSATFRNDQGYQRSDNNKSLGLNFRNVLSVNKWLTAEAGVFLNYGDSKGPGSDAISLTSMINGQLPFEPIFDANGNPLPLRNSLLPDEAADYKKYNLYSPDRILQDEQNYNQVRQLDIKTRAYGKLNARIRPWLTYEGMFQYEKNNGKSEQLLNAESYYMRDKMNSFTYLDTKGNVANKFPQGNGFRTFNNYLRAYTLRNQVNLNKSFDKHEIVAIAGSETREVKNNRDFMAMWGYDPLTLQYVPINNVTELMTGMTGLNRHQGRLYSYKDLLTKGEVINRYFSFYGNASYTYDDKYMVSGSIRYDLSNLFGTNPAYQYRPLWSAGGSWIMSKEKFMEHISWINLLKLRASYGINGNVSKESGPFMTVTYGLNTLTNNQTGSIKSPPNPNLRWERTTTTNFGVDFAILKDRLSGAIDVYQKKSDDLLTTVTIDPALGFASAILNNGAMQNNGVELMLKGQIIRQRKFGWDVTINGAFNKNKVTRVDLKPGTASALISDGDAGTNFLQGKPYKSLYSYPYAGLNNYGEPMIYGLDGVAVNAAVTNPDIARYSGSLVPVFSGALINNISWRNFQFSFMFVYHLGNMMRGDATVIGNLPNNADVISGVADKVWKQPGDELYTNVPRISWEYDPRKASFRSAYYRYGDQNVVSASYIKARNLALTYTLPKQWIKKIKVADARVRFQADNLFYIGFNGQGIDPEAWGLRSGGRYLPVMPAYNAGFNITL from the coding sequence ATGAGGATTTGTACCAGACAAAGCCTTCGGGGCTCCCTGTACCTATGCGTACTGTTACTCACCAGCGTCTGTGCGTTTGCACAGGAAGGAAGGGTTGTCCGCACGGCGGCGGCAATACCGGTAAAATATGCGTTGGACAGGGTAACAGCCATTTACGGCACCACCTTCATGTATGAAGGCGACCTGCTGAAAAACAGAACTACCAATGTGGTGGTGGAAGCACTGAAAGACCGCCCGGTGGAAGAAGTATTGAAGCGAATTCTGTACCCGGCAGAGTTGTTGTTTTTGTATGTAGATAAAAACCATTACACCATCGTGGCCCGGCAGCAAAAAGGGAAAAAGGTGGAAACCCTTGCCCCCGGAGCGATTGCTGCCGATGAAGATCTGCGAACCATCAGCGGTCTGGTCAAAGATAAATCCGAAACACCCCTTCCAGGCGTAACAATTCAGCTGGAAGGCGGCAGAAAGTGGGCGGTAACGGACAATAGCGGCTACTACATCATCGCAGTACCTATGAACGCCCAGGCCCTGATCTTTACTTACGCAGGCATGGAACGCAAGCGGGTGCCCCTGGGCCCGGCGGCCTCGATGAACATCTATCTCGAGAGCAAAACACTGGACGAAGTAGTGGTGACCGGCTACCAGACACTTTCCAAAGAAAGGGCTACCGGCGCATTTTCCACAGTGAAGGCTGCCGATCTCGAAAAACGCCGTATCTCCAGCCTGTCGCAGGTGCTGGAAGGTAACCTGCCCGGCCTGGTAAGCTATAACGGCAGCATCAGCGTCCGCGGTACCAGTACCTTTATGGCCAACAGCGCACCGCTGTATGTGATCGATGGGTTCCCGGTGGAAAACACCTACTATGATATCAGTACCGGGGCGCTGCGTGAATCTGTTCCTAACATCAACCCGGAAGATATTGAAAACATCACAGTGCTGAAAGACGCGGCGGCAGCCTCTATCTATGGCGCCCGTGCTGCCAATGGTGTTATCGTGGTGACTACTAAAAAAGCCAAAGCAGGTACTACCCGCCTTCACTTCTCCGGTGATTTTGCAGTAAAGCCTAAATACGATCTTTCCTATTTGCGCAGAGCCAGTGCCAGCGAGCTGATAGACCTTACCTACAATTACTTCGATAATGACCCCGCCTATAAGGCAAATCCCCTGCAGGAAGCCAACCGCCTGCGCAACTATGCCGGCGCCATCACCCCGGCAGTAGATATCATGCTGCAACTGGCCGAAGGAAAAATTACCCGTGATCAGGCGGATGCCGGCATGGACAAATTGCGCGGTATGGACCTTTATAACAATCAACTGTTGAAGTTATTACGCCCTGCTGCCAATCAGCAATATAACCTGTCTCTTTCCAAAGCCACTGCCGGTAATGCTTTTAACTTTTCCGCCACCTTCCGGAATGACCAGGGCTATCAACGGAGTGACAACAATAAATCACTCGGCCTGAATTTCCGTAATGTGCTGTCGGTCAACAAATGGCTGACTGCCGAAGCTGGCGTATTCCTCAACTATGGCGATTCCAAAGGTCCTGGGTCGGATGCGATATCCCTCACCAGCATGATCAACGGGCAGCTGCCGTTTGAACCCATCTTTGACGCAAACGGTAACCCATTGCCCCTGCGTAACAGCCTGCTGCCGGACGAAGCAGCCGATTATAAAAAATACAATCTCTATTCTCCCGATAGAATATTACAGGACGAACAAAATTATAACCAGGTTCGCCAGCTCGATATCAAAACACGCGCTTACGGTAAGCTGAACGCCCGCATACGTCCCTGGCTGACCTATGAGGGCATGTTCCAGTACGAAAAAAACAACGGCAAATCCGAACAGTTGCTGAACGCCGAATCTTACTATATGCGGGATAAAATGAACAGCTTCACCTACCTCGATACAAAAGGTAATGTGGCTAATAAATTCCCGCAGGGTAACGGTTTCCGTACTTTCAATAACTACCTGCGCGCCTATACGTTGCGTAACCAGGTCAACCTTAACAAGTCATTCGATAAACATGAAATTGTGGCCATCGCCGGTTCTGAAACCCGGGAAGTGAAAAACAACCGCGATTTCATGGCCATGTGGGGCTATGACCCGCTGACATTACAGTATGTGCCAATCAATAATGTCACCGAGCTGATGACCGGCATGACAGGCCTGAACAGGCACCAGGGACGATTGTACAGTTATAAAGACCTGTTGACAAAAGGAGAGGTGATCAACCGTTATTTTTCTTTTTATGGAAATGCCAGCTATACCTACGATGATAAATATATGGTGAGCGGCAGTATCCGGTATGATCTCTCCAATCTCTTTGGCACCAATCCGGCTTATCAGTACCGCCCGTTGTGGTCTGCCGGCGGCAGCTGGATCATGAGCAAAGAAAAATTCATGGAGCATATCTCCTGGATCAATCTCCTGAAACTGCGTGCGTCCTATGGTATCAATGGTAACGTGTCCAAGGAATCCGGTCCTTTTATGACCGTGACTTACGGACTTAATACGCTGACCAACAACCAGACAGGTTCCATTAAATCCCCGCCGAATCCTAATCTGCGCTGGGAGCGGACTACCACCACCAACTTCGGCGTTGACTTTGCGATCCTGAAGGACCGTCTGAGCGGAGCTATCGATGTATATCAAAAGAAAAGCGACGACCTGCTGACTACTGTAACGATCGATCCTGCGCTGGGCTTTGCTTCGGCCATACTCAACAATGGCGCTATGCAGAACAACGGTGTGGAACTGATGCTGAAAGGACAGATCATTCGTCAGCGTAAGTTTGGCTGGGATGTGACCATCAACGGCGCTTTCAACAAAAACAAAGTCACCCGGGTAGACCTCAAACCGGGCACTGCTTCTGCGCTCATCTCCGACGGCGATGCAGGCACCAATTTCCTGCAGGGCAAACCTTATAAAAGCCTGTACAGCTACCCTTATGCAGGCCTAAATAATTATGGGGAGCCGATGATTTACGGCCTTGATGGGGTTGCTGTTAACGCAGCTGTGACCAATCCTGACATCGCGCGGTACAGTGGTTCGCTGGTACCGGTTTTCAGCGGTGCTTTGATTAATAATATCAGCTGGCGCAACTTCCAGTTCTCCTTTATGTTCGTTTACCACCTGGGCAATATGATGCGCGGCGATGCTACGGTTATTGGAAATTTGCCTAACAATGCTGATGTTATCAGTGGTGTGGCTGACAAGGTATGGAAACAGCCAGGGGACGAATTGTACACCAATGTACCACGTATTTCGTGGGAATATGATCCGCGGAAAGCCAGCTTCCGCAGCGCTTATTACCGTTATGGTGACCAGAACGTAGTGAGTGCTTCGTACATCAAAGCACGTAACCTGGCATTAACCTATACGTTGCCGAAGCAGTGGATTAAAAAGATAAAGGTGGCCGATGCCCGTGTACGTTTTCAGGCAGATAACCTTTTCTACATCGGCTTTAATGGCCAGGGTATAGATCCCGAAGCCTGGGGCCTGCGTTCAGGAGGCCGTTACCTGCCCGTTATGCCTGCTTATAACGCAGGGTTTAACATCACACTTTAA
- a CDS encoding RagB/SusD family nutrient uptake outer membrane protein, producing MKKILPFVLGGSLMIGAAGCKKYLEIVPKGEKVPQTLADYKPLMESKAVHTFDYTNQILVANEFYTPLQQQVSINLTNINFNWQEDKSRAELIVDDAAYNGAYAGIFIYNTLVNKVPDATTGSAAEKAQLVAQARIGRSMLYFYLITSYAKMYDAATAGTDPGVPFNISGDTEDQPKQLSVQQIYDFILKDVNAALPDLPKVAENGYYASKGAGYAFLSRVHLFMKNYSEAASFADLALAENSALFDYIGYYNDNKTIFDKPVTSVTVPKFEFTSPENYIFHYGGSIVQNQGFYASSVRYADSAQFDNGDVRRIVNLAPRSLGANGETIWAYRRTDNVNVGGIRTPEMYYVKAECLARNGKLAEAMAALNTVRRKRILPAVYTDVTAGTAEEAIRLIRRDLLCEYRGTGLPYLTYRRFNNDPQYKATITKMEGTNTYSIKPESLMWIMPFSVKALAYNKSLQQNSK from the coding sequence ATGAAAAAGATCTTGCCGTTTGTTTTGGGAGGAAGCCTGATGATAGGGGCTGCCGGCTGTAAAAAATACCTCGAGATCGTGCCGAAGGGAGAGAAGGTCCCGCAAACGCTCGCCGACTATAAACCATTAATGGAAAGCAAAGCTGTCCACACATTTGATTATACCAATCAAATCCTGGTGGCTAACGAGTTTTATACACCGTTGCAGCAACAGGTGTCCATTAATCTCACTAACATCAATTTTAACTGGCAGGAAGACAAAAGCCGGGCAGAGCTGATCGTTGACGACGCTGCTTATAACGGTGCCTACGCCGGTATTTTTATCTATAATACTTTGGTGAACAAGGTGCCCGATGCTACTACCGGCAGCGCCGCGGAAAAGGCGCAGCTGGTGGCACAGGCGCGTATCGGCCGTAGCATGTTGTATTTCTACCTGATCACGTCCTATGCTAAAATGTATGATGCGGCTACCGCAGGCACTGATCCGGGTGTGCCTTTTAATATCAGCGGAGATACGGAAGACCAGCCGAAACAGTTGTCTGTGCAGCAGATTTATGATTTTATTTTGAAAGATGTGAATGCTGCCTTGCCGGACCTGCCCAAAGTAGCGGAGAACGGCTACTATGCCAGCAAAGGCGCAGGCTATGCTTTTCTGTCCCGTGTACACCTGTTCATGAAAAACTACAGCGAGGCTGCCTCTTTTGCTGACCTGGCACTCGCCGAAAACAGCGCGCTGTTTGACTACATCGGGTACTATAATGACAACAAAACAATATTTGATAAACCTGTGACTTCCGTTACTGTACCGAAGTTTGAATTCACCAGTCCGGAGAATTACATTTTCCATTACGGCGGAAGCATTGTACAGAACCAGGGCTTTTATGCTTCTTCCGTGCGTTATGCGGATTCTGCACAATTCGACAATGGCGATGTGCGCCGCATAGTGAACCTCGCTCCGAGGAGCCTGGGCGCCAACGGAGAAACGATCTGGGCGTACAGAAGAACAGACAACGTGAACGTAGGCGGTATCCGTACGCCGGAAATGTATTATGTGAAAGCGGAATGCCTGGCGCGCAATGGTAAACTTGCCGAAGCTATGGCGGCGCTGAATACCGTTCGCCGTAAGCGCATATTGCCGGCTGTGTATACCGATGTAACGGCTGGTACCGCGGAAGAAGCCATCCGCCTGATACGCCGCGACCTGTTATGCGAATACCGTGGCACCGGTTTGCCATACCTTACTTATCGCCGCTTCAATAATGACCCGCAGTATAAGGCTACCATCACCAAAATGGAAGGGACCAATACCTATTCCATCAAGCCGGAATCACTCATGTGGATCATGCCTTTTTCTGTGAAAGCACTGGCTTACAATAAGTCTTTACAGCAAAACTCGAAATAG
- a CDS encoding peptidoglycan DD-metalloendopeptidase family protein — MLQEVLKQHQSAFHPVITLLQPNEQLLVMDFTANNTTLTKPVLNNIDRFCRYITRTLASGGCRLGIGGYNEHRTIYAVSPHFDAGEEPRRLHLGIDVWGPSGTPVSAPLKGHVHSFRFNDHFGDYGATIILQHQLDGYTFHTLYGHLSISNLQGLYEKMPIAAGQQFAWFGTPAENGGWPPHLHFQIVTDMMHYRGDYPGVCRYSERDKYLQNCPDPDLILQLNRNTHG, encoded by the coding sequence ATGTTACAGGAGGTATTAAAACAACACCAATCCGCCTTCCATCCGGTGATTACCCTGCTCCAGCCCAACGAACAACTGCTGGTCATGGACTTTACTGCCAATAATACGACCCTCACCAAACCTGTGCTGAACAATATAGACCGGTTCTGCCGTTACATTACCCGTACCCTCGCCTCCGGCGGCTGCCGGCTGGGCATCGGCGGTTATAATGAGCACCGCACCATCTATGCCGTAAGCCCGCATTTTGATGCCGGAGAAGAGCCGCGCAGGCTTCATCTGGGCATCGATGTATGGGGCCCTTCCGGCACGCCTGTGTCTGCACCGCTGAAAGGGCATGTGCACAGCTTCCGTTTCAATGACCACTTCGGGGACTATGGCGCCACCATTATCCTGCAACATCAACTGGACGGCTATACGTTCCATACGTTGTACGGCCACCTGAGCATTTCCAATCTGCAGGGCCTGTACGAAAAGATGCCCATAGCGGCCGGACAGCAGTTCGCCTGGTTTGGCACCCCTGCCGAAAATGGCGGATGGCCTCCACATCTGCATTTCCAGATTGTAACGGACATGATGCATTACCGCGGCGATTATCCCGGTGTATGCCGCTACAGTGAGCGTGACAAATACCTGCAAAACTGCCCCGACCCCGATCTTATCCTGCAACTGAACCGTAACACCCACGGATAA
- a CDS encoding prolipoprotein diacylglyceryl transferase family protein, protein MYKIISCPVVYPVYVSVASLHLPLHVITETLGMFIGFRYFLFLRRRQGDQVDSNNRIWSVIGATFGALLGSRLLGALENPPGLLHAANPLLYIYQNKTIVGGLLGGLIGVETIKKLVGERQSTGDLFTYPLILAMIIGRIGCFSMGIYEETYGVPTALPWGMDLGDGLMRHPVALYEIVFLLTLWQLLRMVSRRYRLVSGARFQLFMIGYLLFRFLLDFIKPGYRFPFGLGAIQLACLAGLIYYTPVIIFPSRLIEKQYA, encoded by the coding sequence GTGTATAAAATAATCAGTTGCCCCGTGGTGTATCCTGTCTATGTGTCTGTTGCTTCTCTTCATCTTCCGTTGCATGTGATAACGGAGACGCTGGGCATGTTCATCGGTTTCCGGTATTTCCTGTTCCTGCGGCGGCGCCAGGGCGACCAGGTAGACAGTAATAACCGCATCTGGTCTGTTATTGGCGCTACCTTTGGCGCTTTGTTGGGCAGCCGTCTGCTGGGCGCACTGGAGAACCCTCCCGGGCTGTTACATGCTGCGAATCCACTGTTATATATCTACCAGAATAAAACCATTGTAGGTGGACTGCTGGGAGGATTGATAGGGGTGGAAACTATCAAAAAGCTGGTAGGAGAGCGTCAATCAACCGGCGACCTGTTTACTTATCCGCTGATACTGGCCATGATCATTGGCCGTATAGGTTGTTTCAGCATGGGCATCTATGAAGAGACTTACGGAGTGCCCACCGCTTTGCCATGGGGGATGGACCTGGGAGATGGCCTGATGCGGCACCCGGTGGCATTATATGAAATTGTTTTCCTGTTGACGCTGTGGCAGTTGCTACGTATGGTGAGCCGGCGTTACCGGCTGGTGAGCGGCGCCCGCTTTCAACTATTCATGATCGGATATTTATTATTCCGTTTCCTGCTCGATTTTATCAAGCCCGGCTACCGGTTTCCTTTTGGCCTTGGTGCTATACAACTGGCATGTCTGGCCGGACTGATTTATTACACCCCCGTTATTATTTTCCCATCACGATTAATTGAGAAACAATATGCCTGA
- a CDS encoding radical SAM protein yields MPEKNYTYYDFTVSICSTCLRRVDAKVIFEDNKVFMVKNCPTHGREKVLIATDIDYYKNTRNYNKPSEAPLKTNTRTHYGCPYDCGLCQDHEQHSCLSVIEVTDRCNLTCPTCYAMSSPHYGRHRTLEEIERMLDIIVDNEGQPDVVQLSGGEPTIHPQFFEILDIAKRKPIRHLMINTNGIRIAKDKEFTARLATYMPDFEVYLQFDSFRPEALERMRGKDLTETRKQAIENLNEVNLSTTLVVTLQRGVNEDEMGSIIDYALQQRCVRGVTFQPVQVAGRTDDFDPATDRITLTEVRQRILEQSPVFNEHDIIPVPCNPDALAMAYALKIDGKTFPLTRFVDPAVLLNNSKNTIVYEQDEKLHQHVLKIFSTGISTDAAVCDMQSLLCCLPQIQAPGLDYNNLFRIVIMRFIDAYDFDVRAIKKSCVHIVHKDGRIIPFETMNLFYRDDKEAYLKTLQEERESVQS; encoded by the coding sequence ATGCCTGAGAAAAATTACACGTATTACGACTTTACGGTAAGCATCTGTAGCACTTGCCTGCGACGTGTAGACGCGAAAGTTATATTTGAAGACAACAAGGTATTTATGGTGAAGAACTGTCCCACGCATGGAAGGGAAAAAGTACTGATCGCTACAGACATCGACTACTATAAAAATACCCGGAACTATAACAAACCTTCGGAAGCACCGCTGAAAACCAACACCCGCACGCATTATGGTTGTCCATATGATTGCGGGCTTTGTCAGGACCATGAGCAGCATTCCTGCCTTTCGGTGATTGAAGTGACGGACCGCTGCAATCTTACCTGTCCTACCTGTTATGCCATGTCTTCACCTCACTATGGGCGGCACCGTACGCTGGAGGAGATAGAGCGGATGCTGGACATCATCGTGGATAATGAAGGCCAGCCCGACGTAGTGCAACTCAGCGGCGGCGAACCGACTATTCATCCACAGTTTTTTGAAATACTGGACATCGCGAAGCGGAAACCTATCCGCCACCTGATGATCAATACCAACGGGATACGTATTGCGAAGGACAAGGAATTTACCGCCCGGCTTGCAACGTACATGCCTGACTTTGAGGTGTACCTTCAGTTCGACTCCTTCCGGCCGGAAGCGCTGGAACGCATGCGGGGAAAAGATCTGACCGAAACCCGTAAACAGGCGATTGAAAACCTGAATGAAGTCAATCTCAGCACCACGCTGGTGGTGACGCTGCAACGTGGCGTCAATGAAGACGAGATGGGAAGCATCATTGACTATGCCCTGCAACAGCGGTGCGTAAGGGGCGTTACTTTTCAGCCGGTACAGGTGGCGGGCCGCACAGATGATTTTGACCCGGCTACCGACCGTATAACGTTGACGGAAGTACGTCAGCGAATACTGGAGCAGTCGCCCGTTTTTAACGAGCATGATATCATCCCGGTTCCCTGTAACCCGGATGCACTGGCCATGGCCTACGCGCTGAAAATAGACGGAAAGACATTCCCGCTCACCCGTTTTGTGGACCCGGCCGTATTGCTGAACAATAGTAAAAACACCATTGTATATGAACAGGATGAGAAGCTGCACCAGCATGTGCTGAAAATTTTCAGCACCGGTATCTCCACGGACGCGGCAGTTTGTGATATGCAGTCACTGTTGTGCTGCCTGCCACAGATACAGGCGCCCGGACTGGATTACAACAATCTGTTCCGGATCGTGATCATGCGGTTTATTGATGCATATGACTTTGACGTGCGTGCCATTAAAAAGTCCTGTGTGCATATTGTACATAAAGACGGCCGGATTATTCCGTTTGAAACGATGAACCTGTTTTACCGGGATGATAAAGAAGCCTATCTGAAAACATTACAGGAGGAAAGAGAATCCGTTCAGTCATAA
- the leuS gene encoding leucine--tRNA ligase — MEYNFRAIEKKWQQQWKESHAYKVSNDSPKPKCYVLDMFPYPSGAGLHVGHPLGYIATDIYSRYKRLKGFNVLHPMGYDAFGLPAEQYALETGQHPAVTTAQNIKAFREQLDNIGFCYDWDREVNTSDPSYYKWTQWIFLQLFESWYNRLNAKAEPISTLTAIFEQEGNSRHACPGDRQRTFTAAEWKSYTEKEQREVLMQYRLAFLDYAEVNWCAALGTVLANDEVINGVSERGGFPVVKKKMRQWFLRITEYADRLLTGLETVNFSDAMKEMQRNWIGKSQGAEVTFSLKGSSHTIEVYTTRPDTIFGVDFVVIAPEHELIQQITSAEQKADIDKYLEYVQSRSERERMADVKQITGCFTGAYAINPLNGREIPVWTAEYVLAGYGTGAVMAVPCGDQRDFSFARHFNIPITNIIGDAFNGEEANPTKDAKLQNSGFLDGMDMKPAMEAVINKLEEMKIGKRQINFKMRDAGFSRQRYWGEPFPIVFKDGVAYPLDEKDLPLELPHVDQYKPGEEGEGPLANITDWVNVAPNVKRETNTMPGYAGSSWYFLRYMDPHNSTTFADRKATDYWNQVDVYVGGTEHAVGHLLYSRMWTKALYDLGHIGFDEPFKSLINQGMIGGSSRLVYRIRGTQQFVSHGLKDQYETDPLHVDVNIVDGLELDLEAFKKWKADYADATFILEDGKYICGVLLEKMSKRLFNTVNPNDLVNKFGADTFRMYEMFLGPVEQSKPWDTKGIEGVHRFLKKLWRLFADENKGLIVTNDAPTPEELKILHKTINKIDGDTSSFSYNTAVSQFMICVNELATLKCSKRAILEPVLILLTPYAPHFAEELWQLLGNTTSILDAAYPVYDESYTKESTFNYPIAVNGKTRTEMGLPLDADNSTLEKEVLASEVVQKWLDGKQPKKVIIVKGRMINVVI; from the coding sequence ATGGAATACAATTTCAGGGCAATCGAAAAGAAATGGCAACAGCAATGGAAGGAGTCCCACGCTTATAAGGTAAGCAATGACAGCCCCAAGCCCAAATGTTATGTGCTGGACATGTTCCCCTACCCCTCCGGGGCGGGCCTGCATGTGGGCCACCCGCTGGGTTATATTGCAACGGACATCTATTCACGCTATAAAAGGCTAAAAGGCTTCAACGTACTGCATCCTATGGGATACGACGCCTTCGGCCTGCCAGCGGAACAATATGCCTTGGAAACCGGTCAGCACCCTGCAGTGACCACCGCCCAGAATATCAAAGCGTTCCGCGAACAGCTGGACAATATCGGTTTTTGTTATGACTGGGACCGTGAAGTAAATACCAGCGACCCGTCTTACTATAAATGGACACAATGGATTTTCCTGCAACTGTTTGAGAGCTGGTACAACCGCCTCAACGCCAAAGCAGAGCCTATCAGCACCCTGACCGCCATCTTCGAACAGGAAGGCAACAGCCGTCATGCCTGTCCGGGCGACCGCCAGCGGACCTTTACCGCTGCCGAATGGAAAAGCTACACCGAAAAGGAACAACGGGAAGTGCTGATGCAGTACCGCCTCGCTTTCCTCGACTATGCCGAAGTGAACTGGTGCGCTGCCCTGGGCACCGTACTGGCCAACGATGAAGTGATCAACGGTGTGAGTGAACGCGGCGGCTTCCCTGTCGTGAAAAAGAAAATGCGCCAGTGGTTCCTGCGTATCACCGAATACGCCGATCGCCTGCTCACGGGCCTCGAAACCGTTAACTTCAGCGATGCCATGAAGGAAATGCAACGCAACTGGATCGGTAAGAGCCAGGGCGCCGAAGTGACCTTCTCCCTGAAAGGCTCCAGCCACACCATCGAAGTATATACCACCCGCCCGGACACCATCTTCGGCGTGGACTTCGTGGTAATTGCGCCGGAACATGAACTGATACAACAGATCACTTCCGCAGAACAAAAAGCCGACATCGACAAATACCTCGAATACGTACAAAGCCGCTCCGAAAGGGAACGTATGGCAGACGTGAAACAAATCACCGGCTGCTTTACCGGCGCCTACGCCATCAACCCGCTCAACGGCCGCGAAATACCGGTATGGACCGCAGAATACGTGCTGGCAGGCTACGGCACCGGCGCCGTAATGGCCGTGCCCTGCGGCGACCAGCGCGACTTCAGCTTCGCCCGCCACTTCAACATCCCCATCACCAACATCATCGGGGACGCGTTCAACGGCGAAGAAGCCAATCCCACCAAGGACGCCAAACTGCAAAACAGCGGCTTCCTCGATGGCATGGACATGAAACCAGCCATGGAAGCGGTGATCAACAAACTGGAAGAAATGAAGATCGGCAAACGCCAGATCAACTTTAAAATGCGCGACGCCGGCTTCAGCCGCCAACGTTACTGGGGCGAACCATTCCCCATCGTATTCAAAGACGGCGTGGCCTACCCGCTGGATGAAAAAGACCTCCCGCTGGAACTGCCGCATGTAGACCAATATAAACCAGGCGAAGAAGGAGAAGGCCCGCTGGCCAACATCACCGACTGGGTAAACGTAGCGCCCAATGTAAAACGCGAAACCAATACCATGCCCGGCTACGCCGGCAGCAGCTGGTACTTCCTGCGTTATATGGACCCGCATAACAGCACCACTTTCGCCGACCGTAAAGCCACCGATTACTGGAACCAGGTAGATGTGTACGTTGGCGGTACTGAACATGCCGTAGGGCACCTGCTCTATTCCCGTATGTGGACCAAAGCCCTCTACGACCTGGGCCACATCGGTTTCGATGAGCCTTTCAAATCACTGATCAACCAGGGAATGATTGGCGGCAGCTCCAGACTGGTATACCGCATCCGCGGCACTCAGCAGTTTGTTTCCCATGGCCTGAAAGACCAGTATGAAACAGATCCGCTGCACGTAGACGTGAATATCGTAGACGGCCTGGAACTGGACCTGGAAGCCTTCAAAAAATGGAAAGCTGATTACGCTGATGCTACCTTCATCCTGGAAGATGGGAAATATATATGCGGCGTGTTGTTGGAAAAAATGAGCAAACGCCTGTTCAATACTGTCAACCCGAATGATCTGGTGAACAAATTCGGCGCAGATACCTTCCGCATGTACGAAATGTTCCTCGGACCGGTAGAACAGTCCAAACCATGGGACACCAAAGGCATTGAAGGGGTACACCGTTTCCTCAAAAAGCTGTGGCGCCTGTTTGCAGACGAAAACAAAGGGCTCATTGTCACCAACGACGCTCCTACGCCGGAAGAGCTGAAAATACTGCACAAAACCATCAACAAAATTGATGGTGATACCAGCAGCTTCTCTTATAATACAGCTGTCAGCCAGTTTATGATTTGTGTAAACGAACTGGCCACCCTGAAATGCAGCAAACGCGCCATCCTGGAACCAGTGTTGATATTGCTGACTCCTTATGCGCCGCACTTCGCTGAAGAACTGTGGCAACTGTTAGGCAATACCACCAGCATCCTCGACGCCGCCTATCCGGTGTACGATGAAAGCTATACCAAAGAAAGCACCTTTAACTACCCCATCGCGGTAAACGGTAAAACCCGTACTGAAATGGGCCTCCCGCTGGATGCAGACAACAGTACGCTCGAAAAAGAAGTGCTGGCCAGCGAAGTAGTGCAGAAATGGCTTGATGGCAAACAACCGAAAAAAGTAATCATCGTAAAAGGCAGAATGATCAACGTGGTAATATAA